The following proteins come from a genomic window of Geomonas sp. RF6:
- a CDS encoding ComEA family DNA-binding protein — protein sequence MAAAERILFGIPLDPDDMAASDWEALPGIGPALAHRIVQDRHKNGAFRSLEGVSRVPGIGEGTLSKIRRYF from the coding sequence ATGGCGGCAGCGGAGCGGATCCTCTTCGGCATCCCCCTCGATCCCGACGATATGGCCGCTTCCGACTGGGAAGCCCTGCCTGGGATCGGCCCCGCCCTCGCGCACCGCATCGTGCAGGACCGTCACAAAAATGGCGCTTTTCGCTCTCTGGAGGGGGTATCGCGCGTTCCTGGCATCGGAGAGGGGACGCTGTCGAAGATCAGGAGGTATTTCTAA